ACCGTGCGGGTGAAGTGAATAGTGAATTTGGAATAGTGAATAGTGAATTGGAAGCCGATGAAGTCGGCCCCAGGGCCGGGGCGGCTTTCGGATCCTGCTACTCCTGCTTCATCCACGTTGAGGCGAGGCCGGGGTAGCCGGCGCTCATCCTGGCGAGCGTTTCTTCCGCAACGAAGACGAATGTCGCGGTGGCCTGCGCCGCAATAGTGCCGTCAGGCAGTACCGCGCTGCCCTCCGTTTTGACCAGGCCGCGGCCCTTCTCCGCCAGCTTGCCCACCGCCGTCACCTCCTGCCCAATCAGCACCGGCTTGCGGAACCGCACCTCCATCTTTGCCGTCATCGTCCATTTCCCCTCAAGAAGCGAGACGCGGCTCATGACCTCGTCCAGCAGCGCGCTTATGACGCCGCCGTGTAGGTATCCAGGGAAGCCCTGGTGCTCGGGGCGGGCGGTGTAGCGCGTGAGAATGCGGTCTCCCTCCACCTCGAACCGCAGGCGCATCCCGGTCTCGTTGCGTGGGCCACAGGCGAAGCAGAGGCCGTAGTCGGTGTCGTCGTTAAGGGGCAGCATGGCGCTCCTTGGGAATGACGAAGTACAAATTACAAATTATGAGTTGGGAGGACTTTCCAGGAGCTTTTTGAGGGCTTTGGCGTCGGTCTCTATCTGGTTCTTGACCATGACCTGCATCATTGGGCCGAACAGGCCGCCCATCAGGCCTGTCTCGGCCTGGCCTGTCAGGGTCAGCTTTGTGCCGCCGTCAGGAAGGGCGTGCACGGACACGGTCGCCTCCAGCGGGATGGGGCCGGACTTAGTCTTGAACGCGAATCTCTTGTTTAGCTCGAAGCGAGTGGTATTGAACACAGACTCCACGTGCCTGCCCATGACGATGCGTACAACCTTCACGCGCGTGCCCACGCCGAGCGGTCCGGGTGTGATGGCCTCGGAGACCGTGACGCCGCTCTGCCACCTGGTGTTGTTCCTGGGGTCCGCGATGAAGCTGAACACTTCCTCAAGAGGCCGGGCGATAATAACGCTGTGGGTCACGGATAGCATTGGGTCTCCTCCCACATGATATATTACACGCACCTTTACGCTGGAGACATCCGCCATGGCTACCGTTAGAGACCTCCTGTCGCAAATTGACGGGATGGTCGAGGAGATTGTCCGCACACACCAGGACCTCATACGGATCCCCTCCGTGAACACCGGGACCATGCCGACCGGCAACGAGACG
This is a stretch of genomic DNA from SAR202 cluster bacterium. It encodes these proteins:
- a CDS encoding PaaI family thioesterase, whose translation is MLPLNDDTDYGLCFACGPRNETGMRLRFEVEGDRILTRYTARPEHQGFPGYLHGGVISALLDEVMSRVSLLEGKWTMTAKMEVRFRKPVLIGQEVTAVGKLAEKGRGLVKTEGSAVLPDGTIAAQATATFVFVAEETLARMSAGYPGLASTWMKQE